The following coding sequences lie in one Peribacillus frigoritolerans genomic window:
- a CDS encoding amino acid adenylation domain-containing protein has protein sequence MLNIQDQDVRWQLSGAQSGIWFAQQLEPDNPIYNTGEYIEINGRIDIEHFEKALKQAVMEAEFLHVRFGEDHSGPFQVSGKSSEVPFEFIDVSGEENPREKAMQWMKKDLAQPIDLKNDPLFNQALFKVDSDHFFWYQRIHHIVMDAFGFSLISQRVAKLYTALQKGQKLAEGAFAPLHLLLEEDKAYRKSEKFELDRQFWQDRFADQPEVMSLADRAPRTSKGFISQTGYLSSAATISLKANADKYSGSWHEVVIAVTAVYVNRLTGSKDVILSLPMMGRLGSSSLNIPSMVMNLLPLRLSVQPDMSFQELVKQVSKEVRTIRRHQNYRHEELRRDLKLLGDNQRLFGPQINVMPFDYGLDFSGSKAITHKLATGPVDDLSVNIYDKSDGNGLRIDLDANPEVYTIEDLSTHHMRFLSFLEKVAAAENVQSIGEIELLLPEEQQQVLLEWNRTETELPTGLLPGLFEDQVLKTPDWTAVIDENTVLTYKDLNRRVNQLSHLLLEKGLGPEKFAAIALTRSVDIVISMLAVLKTGAAYLPIDPDYPSDRIEFMLDDARPAAIITSKGISSKLTDAKGTERIVLDEEKTIIALGNQPDKNVEDEQRNGTMSPLNPAYMIYTSGSTGKPKGVVIQSASLINFLYSMQNEFSLDHRDRLLAVTTIAFDISGLEIFLPLLNGASCVIAAKETIQDPRTLSEMIVQHEISIMQATPTLWHSLVANYPDVIKNFRVLLVGGEALSISLTNALHELGCEVTNLYGPTETTIWSSSITLDPNESGMPSIGKPLWNTQVYVLDAALKPVPKGTVGELYIAGLGLARGYLGRPNLTAERFVANPYGPKGSRMYRTGDLVRWREDGSLDYISRADHQIKIRGYRIELGEIEAKLTQHPDVDQAAVIVREDQPGDKRIVAYIVPSLEATPESVELREFVGNGLPEYMVPSAIITMDELPLTPNGKLNRKELPVPDLTALVSDRAPGTPQEEILCDLFAEVLGLSRVGIDDSFFNLGGHSLLASTLMARIRDTFGVEIGIGKLFETPTVSGLVKQLSNGKSARLPVKKADRSETVPLSFAQRRLWFLHRLEGPSPTYNIPLVVELSGEIDTRSLEAAINDVVERHETLRTLFPVTLGTAHQYVLDTSEAQVELLVSHIKESELEAEIATAARYSFNLAKEPAICAQLFTMAPDKHVLVLLLHHIAGDGWSLTPLTRDLTAAYVARCKGEEPNLPPLPVQYADYALWQESLLGSEGDESSLAIEQMEYWKETLANLPDQLELPTDYPRPLEASYRGDTVDFSINPEMHRRLLDLARDNGVSLFMVLQSGLSALLTRLGAGNDIPIGSPIAGRSDDALSDLVGMFINTLVLRTDTSGDPTFRELLDRVRRVNLNAYEHQDLPFERLVEVMNPVRSRSRHPLFQIMLALQNTPDPKLELPGIQSNLKLYGVGASKFDMTIELREEHAENGSPDGINGFLEYSTDLFKRETAEMLISRLIRLLDGAISEPDRQIGLLEIMSPEERQEILVDWNGSSEEIPHKCLPALLEERVSQYPHNIALVYEDTSLTYEELNKKANQLAHLLIAKGVGPEQFVALAMPRSLEMVVGLLAVLKAGAAYLPLDPEYPNDRLTFMLSDAQPACVLTSSGVASKLPEMHDIRQIIMDEASTIEELADHSILNPTDRDRINPLSPLNSAYIIYTSGSTGLPKGVVVPHQNVIRLFGSTEHWYHFNSEDVWTMFHSYAFDFSVWEIWGALLHGGKLVVVPHSISRSPEEFLQLLVKEEVTVLNQTPSAFYQLMQADRKMPALGQDIKLRFVIYGGEALELSRLEDWYSRHPENAPYLINMYGITETTVHVSYLELNRNITSIKANSLIGCAIPDLGVYVLDAGLQPVPPGVVGELYVSGPGLARGYLGRPGLTADRFVANPFSSTGSRMYRTGDLARWLVDGSLDYIGRADHQIKIRGFRIELGEIEALVAQHSHVEQVAVVVREDNPGDKRLVAYVVSASNVTFDPAHVRQFVASGLPDYMVPSAFVEMGELPLTQNGKLDRKALPAPEFGSNQSGRGPRTPQEEILCDLFMEVLDLPHVGIDNGFFDLGGHSLLAVHLMSKIREALGVELSIGNLFEAPTVAGLAERLEMGTSKSALDVLLPLRKNGPELPLFCVHPAGGLSWCYAGLMNALGPDYPIYGLQARGISQREQLPQTLTEMAADYINQLRTIQPEGPYHLLGWSLGGNVVHAMATQLQNEGEDVRLVAILDSYPSHFLPMKEAPDDEEALIALLALGGYDPDSLGDQPLDNASAIEILRRDGSALASLEEETILNLKETYVNSVRIMGEYKPKTFKGNVLFFRSTIIPDWFDPIYPDTWNPYIHGMIEQHNIECRHKDMCQPGPLAEIGQVIANKLSTMKKLAKNNEGGHI, from the coding sequence GTGCTTAATATTCAGGACCAAGATGTGCGCTGGCAATTGTCCGGCGCGCAATCAGGTATCTGGTTTGCTCAGCAGCTGGAGCCGGATAATCCGATTTATAACACAGGGGAATACATAGAAATCAATGGACGGATTGATATAGAACATTTTGAAAAGGCGCTGAAACAGGCGGTCATGGAGGCGGAGTTTTTACACGTCCGCTTTGGTGAGGATCATAGTGGACCGTTTCAGGTCAGCGGGAAATCGAGCGAAGTTCCTTTTGAATTCATCGATGTCAGTGGAGAGGAAAACCCACGGGAAAAAGCTATGCAATGGATGAAAAAAGACCTGGCTCAACCGATTGACCTGAAAAATGATCCACTCTTCAATCAAGCCTTGTTCAAAGTGGATTCAGATCACTTTTTCTGGTATCAGCGCATTCACCATATTGTAATGGATGCTTTTGGATTTTCACTTATCTCGCAACGAGTAGCCAAACTATATACGGCTCTTCAGAAGGGTCAGAAATTGGCGGAAGGTGCCTTCGCTCCTTTACATTTACTTCTTGAAGAAGATAAGGCGTACAGAAAATCCGAGAAGTTCGAACTTGATCGCCAGTTTTGGCAAGATCGTTTTGCTGATCAGCCAGAGGTCATGAGCCTGGCTGATCGAGCCCCTCGGACTTCTAAAGGATTCATTAGTCAAACGGGTTATCTATCATCTGCAGCGACAATATCTTTAAAAGCGAATGCAGATAAATATTCAGGAAGCTGGCATGAAGTGGTGATTGCAGTAACGGCCGTTTACGTAAATCGATTGACAGGCTCAAAAGATGTCATCCTGAGCTTACCGATGATGGGCCGGTTGGGATCTTCCTCATTGAACATCCCCAGTATGGTCATGAATCTGCTGCCACTCCGGTTGTCTGTACAGCCTGATATGAGTTTTCAAGAGTTAGTGAAGCAAGTGTCGAAGGAAGTCCGTACCATCCGCCGCCATCAAAATTACAGACATGAAGAATTGCGTCGAGACCTTAAACTGCTGGGTGATAACCAACGATTATTCGGACCTCAAATTAATGTTATGCCGTTTGATTATGGTCTGGACTTTTCAGGAAGTAAAGCAATCACACATAAGCTGGCAACAGGTCCTGTCGATGATTTGTCGGTTAACATTTATGACAAGTCTGATGGAAACGGACTAAGGATAGATTTAGATGCAAACCCAGAGGTATATACAATTGAAGATTTGAGTACTCACCATATGCGTTTCCTGAGTTTTCTTGAAAAGGTTGCTGCTGCAGAGAATGTCCAATCAATTGGGGAAATTGAACTGCTTTTACCTGAGGAACAGCAGCAAGTCCTGCTTGAATGGAATCGAACGGAAACAGAGCTTCCAACTGGACTTTTACCTGGATTGTTCGAGGACCAAGTGTTAAAAACCCCTGATTGGACAGCCGTAATCGATGAAAATACGGTTCTTACATATAAGGATTTAAACAGGCGGGTCAATCAACTGTCACATCTCCTTTTGGAGAAGGGGCTGGGACCTGAGAAATTCGCGGCTATAGCTTTGACCCGTTCGGTGGATATCGTCATTTCCATGTTGGCTGTGTTAAAAACCGGAGCGGCCTATTTACCTATCGATCCTGATTATCCATCAGATCGAATCGAATTCATGCTTGATGATGCCAGGCCAGCAGCAATCATAACTAGTAAAGGGATTTCCTCCAAACTAACTGATGCCAAAGGAACGGAGCGCATCGTGTTGGATGAGGAGAAGACCATTATTGCGCTGGGGAATCAGCCGGATAAAAATGTGGAGGATGAACAAAGGAATGGAACGATGTCCCCGCTTAACCCGGCTTATATGATTTACACTTCGGGTTCTACAGGGAAGCCAAAAGGTGTCGTGATTCAATCGGCAAGCCTTATCAATTTCCTTTATTCGATGCAAAACGAATTTTCATTGGATCATCGCGATCGGCTCCTTGCGGTTACAACCATTGCCTTTGATATATCCGGTTTGGAAATCTTCCTGCCGCTTTTGAACGGGGCAAGCTGTGTCATAGCTGCTAAGGAAACGATTCAAGACCCTAGAACTTTGTCCGAGATGATCGTTCAACATGAGATAAGCATCATGCAGGCCACACCAACGCTTTGGCATTCACTTGTGGCGAATTATCCTGATGTGATAAAGAATTTCAGGGTGCTGCTAGTAGGAGGAGAGGCACTTTCGATCAGCCTGACAAACGCTTTACATGAATTAGGATGTGAAGTGACGAATCTGTACGGGCCGACGGAAACGACAATATGGTCTTCATCAATTACCCTTGATCCGAACGAGAGCGGTATGCCCTCGATCGGCAAGCCCCTTTGGAATACACAGGTATATGTGCTGGATGCAGCTTTGAAGCCCGTTCCTAAAGGGACTGTAGGGGAGTTATATATTGCAGGTTTAGGGCTTGCACGTGGATATTTAGGCCGCCCGAATTTAACGGCTGAGCGGTTTGTCGCTAATCCGTATGGTCCAAAGGGTAGCCGCATGTATCGAACGGGCGATCTAGTTCGTTGGAGAGAAGATGGCTCATTGGATTATATCAGCCGGGCCGATCATCAAATCAAAATTCGGGGTTATCGTATCGAATTGGGGGAAATTGAAGCGAAACTTACCCAGCATCCTGACGTTGACCAGGCTGCAGTCATTGTTCGTGAAGATCAGCCTGGAGATAAACGTATCGTGGCCTATATCGTCCCTTCTTTGGAAGCGACACCGGAATCGGTTGAACTTCGGGAATTTGTAGGCAACGGTCTACCGGAATACATGGTGCCGTCCGCAATCATAACGATGGACGAGTTGCCATTGACCCCAAATGGAAAGCTTAACCGGAAAGAATTGCCTGTGCCTGACCTCACTGCACTTGTATCAGATCGGGCTCCGGGAACACCGCAGGAGGAAATATTGTGCGATCTTTTTGCCGAGGTTCTTGGTCTTTCCCGGGTCGGTATCGATGATAGCTTCTTTAATTTAGGCGGACACTCCCTTCTTGCTTCAACACTGATGGCACGAATCAGAGACACATTCGGAGTCGAAATAGGCATTGGTAAACTCTTTGAGACACCAACAGTTTCGGGACTTGTAAAACAGCTTTCCAATGGAAAAAGTGCAAGGTTACCTGTAAAGAAAGCCGATAGGTCGGAAACGGTGCCCCTTTCCTTTGCACAGAGGCGATTATGGTTCCTTCACCGTCTTGAAGGGCCAAGTCCAACGTACAATATTCCACTGGTTGTTGAATTGTCCGGTGAAATAGATACTAGGTCACTAGAGGCTGCGATCAATGATGTAGTCGAGCGTCATGAAACCTTACGTACGCTTTTCCCTGTTACCTTAGGCACTGCTCATCAATATGTGTTGGATACCTCCGAAGCACAAGTGGAATTGTTGGTATCGCACATCAAAGAGTCCGAACTTGAAGCGGAAATCGCTACAGCTGCGCGATATAGTTTCAATCTTGCAAAAGAACCGGCCATATGTGCCCAGCTTTTCACAATGGCCCCGGACAAGCATGTATTGGTTTTATTATTGCATCATATTGCAGGAGATGGATGGTCCCTGACACCGCTCACTCGCGATTTAACGGCAGCTTATGTGGCGCGATGTAAAGGTGAAGAACCTAACCTGCCTCCGTTGCCTGTACAGTATGCCGATTATGCTCTTTGGCAGGAAAGCCTTTTAGGGAGTGAGGGTGATGAATCCAGTTTAGCCATTGAACAAATGGAATACTGGAAAGAAACATTGGCTAATTTGCCAGATCAATTGGAATTGCCCACTGATTATCCGCGTCCCCTCGAAGCTAGTTATAGAGGTGATACCGTAGACTTTTCTATCAATCCTGAAATGCATCGTCGTTTACTGGATTTGGCCCGTGATAATGGCGTCAGCTTATTCATGGTCTTGCAATCTGGACTGTCGGCACTCCTCACTCGCCTTGGGGCAGGAAACGATATCCCTATCGGAAGTCCGATAGCAGGTCGAAGTGACGATGCTTTAAGCGATCTTGTAGGAATGTTCATCAACACATTGGTGTTACGGACGGATACTTCCGGTGACCCCACTTTCCGTGAACTTCTTGACAGGGTGCGAAGGGTTAATTTAAATGCCTATGAGCATCAAGACTTGCCTTTTGAGCGTTTGGTGGAAGTGATGAATCCAGTTCGCTCTCGATCTAGGCATCCATTATTCCAGATCATGCTGGCGCTGCAGAATACGCCTGATCCGAAATTGGAGCTTCCAGGGATTCAATCCAACCTGAAGTTATATGGCGTAGGCGCATCGAAGTTCGATATGACGATCGAATTACGTGAAGAGCATGCTGAAAATGGCAGTCCGGATGGGATAAACGGCTTCCTTGAATATAGTACAGATCTATTTAAGCGTGAGACCGCCGAGATGCTAATAAGTCGATTAATAAGATTGTTGGACGGCGCCATTTCGGAACCGGACCGGCAAATTGGACTTTTGGAAATAATGTCACCTGAAGAGCGCCAGGAAATCCTTGTGGATTGGAATGGAAGTTCCGAAGAAATACCGCATAAGTGCTTACCTGCATTACTGGAAGAACGGGTAAGCCAGTATCCTCACAATATTGCATTGGTATATGAGGACACTTCCTTGACTTATGAGGAGTTAAACAAAAAAGCGAATCAGCTAGCCCATCTCTTGATTGCTAAAGGTGTAGGGCCAGAGCAATTCGTTGCATTGGCCATGCCTAGATCATTGGAAATGGTTGTAGGATTGCTGGCTGTACTCAAGGCAGGAGCTGCATATTTGCCTTTAGATCCTGAATATCCAAATGATCGGTTAACGTTCATGCTGTCTGATGCTCAGCCTGCTTGTGTTCTAACGAGTTCGGGTGTAGCTTCCAAGCTTCCTGAGATGCATGATATCAGGCAAATCATAATGGATGAAGCCAGTACCATAGAAGAATTGGCAGATCATTCAATTCTCAATCCAACCGATCGTGATCGGATTAACCCGTTATCACCTTTAAATTCGGCATATATCATATATACTTCCGGATCCACCGGTTTACCAAAAGGAGTCGTGGTCCCGCACCAGAATGTAATCAGACTTTTTGGATCGACGGAACATTGGTACCATTTCAATTCCGAAGATGTGTGGACGATGTTCCACTCTTATGCCTTTGACTTTTCGGTTTGGGAGATTTGGGGAGCTTTACTTCACGGAGGCAAGCTTGTGGTCGTCCCTCATTCCATCAGCCGGTCACCGGAAGAATTTTTACAACTGCTTGTTAAAGAAGAAGTAACGGTACTGAACCAGACACCATCAGCATTTTATCAATTGATGCAGGCTGATCGTAAAATGCCGGCACTAGGGCAGGACATTAAATTACGCTTCGTGATTTATGGCGGGGAGGCACTTGAACTGAGCCGTTTGGAGGATTGGTACAGCCGCCATCCGGAAAATGCGCCATATCTCATCAACATGTATGGAATAACGGAAACCACCGTTCATGTCAGCTATCTTGAGCTTAATCGGAATATAACATCCATAAAAGCAAATAGCCTGATTGGCTGTGCCATTCCCGATCTGGGCGTGTATGTGTTAGATGCAGGCTTACAGCCAGTTCCTCCAGGGGTAGTTGGGGAACTTTATGTTTCCGGACCTGGTCTGGCCCGTGGTTATTTAGGCCGGCCAGGTTTGACGGCTGACCGTTTTGTTGCCAACCCATTCAGTTCAACAGGCAGCAGAATGTACCGCACCGGCGACTTGGCCCGTTGGCTTGTAGATGGATCTTTGGATTATATAGGCCGGGCAGATCATCAGATTAAAATCCGTGGATTCCGTATTGAATTGGGTGAAATCGAGGCATTGGTTGCTCAGCATTCCCATGTTGAACAAGTTGCGGTAGTGGTTCGTGAAGACAATCCGGGTGATAAGCGTCTGGTCGCATATGTCGTATCTGCGTCAAATGTCACCTTCGATCCGGCGCATGTACGTCAATTTGTTGCAAGCGGCCTACCGGATTACATGGTGCCATCAGCTTTCGTTGAAATGGGTGAATTGCCTTTGACACAGAATGGTAAGCTGGATCGCAAGGCATTGCCGGCGCCGGAATTCGGTTCCAATCAATCAGGGCGAGGACCGAGAACTCCGCAGGAAGAGATTCTGTGCGACCTTTTTATGGAGGTTCTCGATTTGCCCCATGTCGGAATAGATAATGGATTTTTTGATCTTGGCGGCCACTCGCTGCTTGCCGTCCATTTGATGAGCAAAATACGTGAAGCACTTGGCGTTGAACTGAGTATTGGTAACCTATTCGAGGCTCCGACTGTTGCGGGGCTCGCTGAACGGCTTGAAATGGGCACGAGCAAAAGTGCTTTGGACGTCCTGCTGCCGCTTAGGAAAAATGGGCCGGAACTTCCGCTGTTTTGTGTACATCCGGCTGGAGGACTAAGCTGGTGCTATGCTGGGTTGATGAATGCACTGGGGCCTGACTATCCAATCTATGGGTTACAAGCACGAGGAATATCACAGCGGGAGCAACTTCCGCAAACGCTGACTGAAATGGCGGCAGACTATATCAATCAGTTACGGACAATCCAGCCAGAAGGACCTTATCATCTATTGGGATGGTCTCTCGGAGGCAATGTCGTTCATGCAATGGCCACTCAATTGCAAAATGAGGGAGAGGACGTACGCCTGGTGGCAATCCTCGATTCATATCCAAGTCATTTCTTGCCAATGAAAGAGGCTCCGGATGATGAGGAGGCTTTGATCGCTTTGCTGGCATTGGGAGGTTATGATCCTGATAGTTTAGGAGACCAGCCATTGGATAATGCCAGTGCCATAGAAATTCTCCGTCGAGATGGCAGTGCATTGGCTAGTTTAGAAGAAGAAACGATTCTGAACCTTAAAGAGACATATGTAAATTCTGTTCGAATCATGGGTGAGTATAAACCTAAAACCTTTAAGGGGAATGTGCTGTTCTTCAGGTCGACGATCATTCCGGATTGGTTTGATCCCATTTATCCTGATACATGGAACCCATATATCCACGGAATGATTGAACAGCATAATATTGAATGCCGCCATAAGGATATGTGCCAGCCGGGACCGCTTGCTGAAATTGGCCAGGTTATCGCTAACAAACTATCCACTATGAAGAAGTTGGCAAAAAATAATGAAGGAGGACATATCTGA
- a CDS encoding MbtH family protein, producing the protein MTNPFENENGIYHVLINEEGQHSLWPAFLVIPEGWSVIYREESRQDCLEYINKNWTDLLPNSLKLVASSDGTK; encoded by the coding sequence ATGACCAACCCTTTCGAAAATGAAAATGGCATCTACCATGTATTGATAAATGAAGAAGGTCAACATTCCCTTTGGCCCGCCTTTTTGGTTATTCCAGAAGGCTGGTCCGTCATATATCGGGAAGAAAGCCGGCAGGATTGCTTGGAATATATCAACAAAAATTGGACGGATTTGCTGCCCAATAGTTTAAAACTAGTTGCCAGCAGTGATGGAACAAAGTGA
- a CDS encoding DHA2 family efflux MFS transporter permease subunit produces MKSRIQLDPKIVVCIVYVIAMFMVSMDGTIVNVILPTISNEFNLDPSSTSGINIGYLVSLAVFLPVAGWLGDRFGTKKIFLIALGVFTAASFLCGFANNLQTLNLFRVLQGAGGGILTPVGMAILFRTFSPEERPKVSRSLVLPIAFAPAIGPIVGGFFTEQLSWRWAFYINVPFGIMVLLIGVLFLKEHKEPKAGRLDLPGFLLSAAGFSMMMYAMNIGPSKGWESPIIMYTGIIGAVLVLSFILLELRVDQPMLDLRLLSDRLFRTLGIISLFSMAGLLGMLFVFPLMYQSALHASALESGLTTFPEAIGLMVASRMMPLTTKKLGIHQVIRMGLLCTIIIYTLISLVGPTANPWFLRALLFSVGVCLGHTVVAIQYSTFTNINSASMGMAATLFNVQNRIGSAMGVAILASILGAVGADTMGTNGHVNLSSYQFAFFGSAILLVIALLFAMSLRKDDFKAIIPKQDRANSLDVKPVKSG; encoded by the coding sequence GTGAAATCCCGGATACAGCTAGACCCTAAAATAGTAGTGTGCATCGTTTATGTCATAGCGATGTTCATGGTTTCGATGGACGGGACGATTGTCAATGTGATCCTCCCGACAATCAGTAATGAATTTAACCTAGATCCTTCTTCAACCAGTGGCATTAATATTGGATATTTAGTTAGCCTGGCTGTCTTCCTTCCAGTAGCGGGTTGGCTAGGGGATCGATTTGGGACCAAGAAGATATTCTTGATTGCATTGGGTGTCTTTACGGCTGCCTCCTTTTTATGCGGCTTTGCCAATAATCTGCAAACCTTGAACTTGTTCAGGGTTTTGCAGGGGGCTGGAGGCGGGATCCTGACACCGGTGGGAATGGCGATTTTATTCAGAACGTTCTCTCCGGAGGAACGGCCAAAGGTTTCCCGTTCCCTTGTACTGCCCATTGCATTCGCACCAGCCATTGGTCCGATCGTTGGCGGGTTCTTCACAGAGCAGCTGTCTTGGCGTTGGGCATTTTATATAAATGTTCCTTTCGGAATTATGGTCCTGTTAATCGGTGTACTGTTTTTAAAAGAACATAAAGAGCCCAAGGCTGGCAGGTTGGACCTTCCAGGATTCCTGCTGTCAGCTGCAGGCTTTTCCATGATGATGTATGCAATGAACATAGGTCCATCCAAAGGATGGGAATCCCCCATTATCATGTACACAGGAATTATCGGTGCAGTTCTTGTTCTCTCATTTATTCTATTGGAGCTGCGAGTGGATCAGCCGATGCTTGATTTGCGTTTATTATCCGATCGATTGTTTCGGACATTAGGCATCATCTCATTATTTTCAATGGCCGGCTTATTGGGGATGCTCTTTGTGTTTCCGTTAATGTATCAAAGTGCGCTTCATGCTTCAGCATTGGAAAGCGGTCTGACGACATTCCCGGAAGCCATAGGTTTGATGGTGGCATCCCGGATGATGCCTTTGACTACAAAGAAACTGGGCATACATCAGGTGATCCGGATGGGGCTGCTTTGCACAATCATCATTTATACCTTGATTAGCCTCGTGGGGCCGACAGCCAACCCGTGGTTCCTTCGGGCCCTATTGTTTAGCGTCGGCGTATGCTTGGGACATACAGTTGTGGCCATACAGTACTCCACTTTCACTAATATCAACTCGGCTTCGATGGGGATGGCCGCCACATTGTTCAATGTTCAAAACCGGATTGGCTCTGCGATGGGTGTCGCCATCCTAGCCAGCATCCTGGGGGCAGTGGGCGCTGACACGATGGGAACGAATGGGCATGTTAACCTATCATCCTACCAATTCGCTTTCTTCGGTTCTGCCATTTTGCTCGTCATAGCCTTATTATTTGCGATGAGTTTAAGGAAGGATGATTTCAAGGCCATCATACCGAAACAGGATAGGGCTAATTCCCTTGATGTAAAACCGGTCAAAAGCGGGTAA
- a CDS encoding 4'-phosphopantetheinyl transferase family protein: MTSPSFCWQLGEGAGELVELYICKLPIKKEESDLNKLLVHVSTERQLRVKRFVKLDDAYRSLIGDLMVRFVLKERYGSVKEELRWRTKSFGKPFLSDYPSFHYNISHSGEYVVCAVHDAEVGVDIEKIGPFELQLAKGFFTEEEYKQVLEAEDGLSSFYDIWTLKESYIKAIGKGLSIPLHSFNVRRHGMEDIHLTDVHGNIPITDFTCRQYKVDSEYRLAVCAYQVNAESFKDHHRSVTFQQICEGLNITLE, encoded by the coding sequence GTGACCTCCCCTTCATTTTGCTGGCAGTTAGGGGAAGGGGCAGGAGAATTGGTTGAACTATATATATGTAAATTGCCTATAAAGAAAGAGGAGTCCGACTTAAATAAACTGCTTGTCCATGTTTCAACCGAAAGGCAACTTCGGGTGAAAAGGTTCGTCAAGTTGGATGATGCTTACCGCTCTCTAATAGGGGATTTGATGGTGCGGTTTGTTCTTAAAGAACGATACGGTTCGGTTAAGGAAGAACTGCGATGGAGGACAAAGTCATTTGGGAAGCCCTTTCTATCCGATTATCCATCGTTCCATTATAATATTTCCCATTCTGGTGAGTATGTGGTTTGTGCCGTGCATGATGCAGAGGTGGGAGTGGATATAGAGAAAATAGGGCCGTTTGAGTTACAGCTGGCCAAGGGTTTTTTTACGGAAGAAGAGTATAAGCAAGTATTGGAAGCAGAAGACGGACTTTCTTCCTTTTATGATATTTGGACTTTGAAGGAAAGCTATATAAAAGCAATAGGCAAGGGCTTATCCATACCTTTGCACAGCTTTAATGTGAGAAGGCATGGCATGGAAGACATTCACTTAACTGATGTACATGGCAATATACCAATAACGGACTTCACCTGTAGGCAGTATAAGGTAGACAGCGAGTACCGGCTTGCCGTCTGTGCATATCAGGTGAATGCCGAAAGTTTTAAGGATCACCACAGATCAGTCACTTTTCAACAAATATGTGAGGGTCTGAATATCACTCTGGAATGA
- a CDS encoding MFS transporter — protein MRNINIAHVIEDSKFNSFHLSVLLWCIFLILFDGFDLVVYGAVIPSLVEKWGTAPSVLGLIGSLTLVGGLIGSLFCGILADKVGRKKVIISCVALFGTFTLLTGFAQGPVDFALYRFTAGLGLGGIPPLLVVLTSEYSPKSIKNIMVGVMFSGYSIGGILVSLLGMKVIPDLGWQWMFFIGAIPLVSIPFLIKYLPESLYYYVENGEYKKAKAIVKRLDPSYVPHEHDSFRNDLKSVTGVPVVKLFENRRGRTTIMFWIACFMGLLMVYGLGTWLPQLMVEAGYPLKSSLLFLFSLNIGAIIGSICGGWLADRIGSKRVLISLFTFGAICLIILGFKPGTIVLYFLVAVAGAASIGSQNLNNAYISTFYPTYIKSTALGWALGIGRFGAILGPSIGGVLIELKLPIYMNFISFALPALIAAAAIIFIQDKYNSSRISLEFQQRYENIG, from the coding sequence TTGCGGAATATTAATATAGCACACGTTATCGAGGATAGTAAATTTAACTCATTTCATCTTTCCGTTTTACTATGGTGCATTTTTCTCATTCTTTTTGATGGCTTTGATCTTGTAGTTTATGGAGCGGTCATACCGAGTTTAGTTGAAAAATGGGGTACGGCGCCAAGTGTTTTGGGCCTGATTGGAAGCTTAACTTTGGTAGGTGGCCTGATAGGTTCACTATTTTGCGGGATTTTAGCAGATAAAGTGGGCAGGAAGAAAGTGATCATTTCTTGTGTCGCACTTTTTGGCACATTTACATTATTGACAGGTTTTGCTCAAGGGCCGGTTGATTTTGCACTTTACCGGTTTACGGCTGGGTTGGGCCTTGGGGGGATTCCTCCATTGTTGGTCGTTCTTACTTCGGAATATTCACCTAAGTCGATTAAAAATATAATGGTGGGCGTCATGTTCAGCGGTTATTCGATCGGAGGCATTTTGGTGTCGCTATTAGGAATGAAAGTGATTCCGGATCTAGGTTGGCAGTGGATGTTTTTCATAGGTGCCATTCCGCTAGTATCGATACCCTTTTTAATTAAATACTTACCCGAATCCCTCTATTACTATGTTGAAAATGGAGAATATAAAAAAGCCAAAGCGATAGTGAAGCGCTTGGACCCATCCTATGTCCCTCATGAACATGATAGTTTCAGAAATGATTTAAAATCAGTGACGGGCGTCCCTGTAGTCAAGCTATTTGAAAACCGGCGAGGAAGAACTACCATCATGTTCTGGATTGCCTGTTTCATGGGATTATTAATGGTCTATGGATTGGGAACCTGGTTGCCTCAATTGATGGTTGAAGCAGGTTATCCACTAAAGTCCAGTTTGCTATTCCTTTTTTCCTTGAATATCGGGGCGATAATTGGGTCGATATGTGGAGGATGGTTAGCGGATCGGATTGGGTCGAAAAGAGTTCTCATCAGTTTATTTACGTTTGGCGCCATTTGTTTAATTATACTTGGTTTTAAACCTGGAACAATCGTTTTATACTTCTTGGTTGCGGTAGCAGGGGCGGCATCCATAGGATCGCAAAATTTAAACAATGCATATATTTCAACTTTCTATCCAACTTATATTAAATCCACCGCACTTGGCTGGGCACTTGGAATCGGCAGGTTCGGTGCTATTCTGGGACCTTCGATTGGCGGAGTATTAATAGAGTTAAAGTTGCCCATTTATATGAATTTCATCAGTTTTGCACTTCCAGCCTTAATTGCAGCAGCGGCAATAATTTTCATTCAGGATAAATACAACAGTTCGAGGATCTCCTTGGAGTTCCAACAACGGTACGAAAACATAGGTTGA